A region of Malaciobacter marinus DNA encodes the following proteins:
- a CDS encoding EAL domain-containing protein gives MNNIEFKHLILTAKYFTKYEPIIDTKTDDIYAYEALSKFEIDNNLISTEDIFRHLHHNNKLFFELEKRNKQLQFESFTENKKLFLNFDADIFVSCEQQSYWELFLNNKKDDIVVEITENGSDDETSANIMRNFSSWLNNKNIETALDDFGQDGSMFSFYMMNGSKYIKIDKSFLRQIELNYNYMHYLKGILTTIRLNGQKSIIEGIETQRDYDLVKELGCDYMQGYFFEELMIIK, from the coding sequence ATGAATAATATAGAATTTAAACACTTAATATTAACCGCAAAATACTTTACTAAGTACGAACCAATAATTGACACAAAGACAGATGATATCTATGCTTATGAGGCTTTATCAAAGTTTGAGATTGATAATAATCTTATCTCTACTGAGGATATTTTTAGGCACTTACATCATAACAATAAATTATTTTTTGAACTTGAAAAAAGAAATAAGCAGTTACAATTTGAAAGTTTTACAGAAAATAAAAAATTATTTTTAAATTTTGATGCAGATATATTTGTATCTTGTGAACAACAATCTTATTGGGAACTTTTTTTAAATAACAAAAAAGATGATATAGTAGTAGAAATTACAGAAAATGGTAGTGATGATGAAACAAGTGCAAATATAATGCGAAATTTTTCTTCATGGTTAAATAACAAAAATATAGAAACAGCACTTGATGATTTTGGACAAGATGGTTCAATGTTCTCTTTTTATATGATGAATGGAAGTAAATATATCAAAATTGACAAATCTTTTTTACGTCAAATCGAACTAAATTATAACTATATGCACTATTTAAAAGGTATCTTAACAACAATTAGACTAAATGGACAAAAAAGTATTATTGAAGGCATTGAAACACAGCGTGATTATGATTTAGTTAAAGAGCTAGGATGTGATTATATGCAAGGATATTTTTTCGAAGAATTAATGATTATTAAATAG